One genomic segment of Entelurus aequoreus isolate RoL-2023_Sb linkage group LG25, RoL_Eaeq_v1.1, whole genome shotgun sequence includes these proteins:
- the LOC133642179 gene encoding zona pellucida sperm-binding protein 3-like, with product MASLPVHLTLLLLLLSSSSLSLRLDHFSKQSPAGRHRAASKHDHEQLPVDQRRPLNTVSVTCHPDSLEILIRADLFGVGAPVDSFELRLGVDHDQDICRATPSAVDQYRILVRLLDCGTKYWMNEESLVYTNLLIYTPAPSPDGLIRMDEAVIPIECHYKRRYSLSSSSLSPTWVPFRSTQAAVESLDFNLRIMSNDWQSERSSNVYFLGESMFMEASVRVGHHMGLRVFLSSCVATLQPDIHSVPRYVFIEHGCLLDSKLPGSKSHFVVRTQDDKLQLVIDAFKFHNEDRGELYITCHLNAVPVTDAEVPNKACTFVNGRWRSADGNDYLCGYCQSDVGQTLNKPAKFGPRGFSKMDASQPQWRSSRLPANVWEDEARVGPMLVLPAKQKSWMVPEEEQSPILQKFGRPQYGSQWKSGLSYRQDLEKGLLPSLVTSNQDEELTSDNEDDIPLEEFSNYLEDDEEDESGPPEHTVILPEGGQEDNSTLDVDLWPVAQSETDVTLLSNSTDSQMDQSVNDPKR from the exons ATGGCGTCTTTACCTGTCCACCTGACTCTGCTCCTTTTGCTGCTCTCGTCTTCGTCTCTGTCTCTTCGTTTGGACCATTTCTCCAAGCAGAGTCCTGCGGGGCGTCACCGGGCGGCCTCCAAACACGACCACGAACAGCTTCCCGTGGACCAGCGGCGGCCTCTCAACACGGTCAGTGTGACCTGCCACCCGGACTCCCTGGAGATCCTGATCCGAGCTGACCTGTTTGGCGTGGGGGCGCCCGTCGATAGCTTTGAGCTGCGTCTCGGGGTGGATCACGATCAAGACATCTGTAGGGCCACACCATCCGCTGTGGACCAGTACAGGATTCTTGTCAGGTTGCTGGACTGTGGCACCAAATACTGG ATGAACGAGGAGTCTCTGGTCTACACCAACCTGCTCATCTACACTCCTGCTCCTTCACCTGATGGTCTGATCCGAATGGACGAGGCTGTCATTCCAATCGAGTGTCACTACAAAAG GCGCTACAGTCTATCCAGTTCTTCCCTTTCTCCCACATGGGTCCCCTTCAGGTCCACGCAAGCTGCAGTAGAATCTCTGGACTTTAACCTCAGAATTATGTCAA ATGACTGGCAGTCTGAGAGGAGCTCAAACGTCTACTTCCTGGGAGAGTCCATGTTCATGGAGGCCTCTGTGCGAGTGGGGCACCACATGGGGCTCCGTGTGTTCCTGAGCAGCTGCGTGGCCACGCTGCAGCCCGACATCCACTCCGTGCCCCGCTATGTTTTCATCGAACACGG GTGCCTGCTGGATTCCAAGCTTCCGGGCTCCAAGTCCCATTTCGTAGTCCGCACACAAGACGACAAGCTCCAGTTGGTCATTGACGCTTTCAAGTTCCACAATGAGGACCGAGGAGAG CTTTACATCACATGCCACCTGAACGCGGTGCCAGTCACTGATGCGGAGGTGCCAAACAAAGCCTGCACTTTCGTCAACGGG AGGTGGAGGTCAGCTGACGGCAACGACTACTTATGTGGGTATTGTCAAAGCGACGTCGGACAAACTCTCAACAAGCCCGCCAAGTTCGGTCCTCGGGGTTTCAGCAAGATGGACGCGTCTCAACCGCAGTGGAGGAGCAGCAGACTTCCTGCTAACG TTTGGGAAGACGAGGCGCGAGTGGGTCCAATGTTGGTGCTGCCGGCCAAGCAGAAGAGTTGGATGGTTCCTGAGGAAGAGCAGTCTCCAATCCTCCAGAAGTTCGGCAGACCTCAGTATGGCAGCCAGTGGAAGAGCGGCCTCAGCTACAGACAGG ACCTGGAGAAGGGACTACTTCCCAGTCTGGTCACATCAAACCAGGATGAAGAGCTGACTTCTGACAATGAAGATGACATCCCTCTTGAGGAATTCTCCAACTACCTAGAAG ATGATGAGGAAGATGAAAGTGGACCTCCTGAACACACCGTGATCCTTCCAGAGGGTGGACAGGAAGACAACTCCACACTGGATGTAGACCTGTGGCCTGTCGCTCAGTCGGAGACAGATGTGACCCTCTTGTCCAATTCAACTGACTCCCAAATGGACCAGTCTGTAAATGACCCGAAGAGATAA